The Acidobacteriota bacterium region CGAAGTAACAGCGACTGCGCCCGGGGTGTGATCAGGTTCTGCTCCGAGAGCCCGGATCCGTCCTGAAGGTCGGTGAGGCGCAACGGTACCCCCGCTTCACGAAGCAACTCGTAAACCACCTCGAGTCCGCCCGAATCGCTTCCGCGGCCCTTGACGACGGCGCCCAGGGTCCGGAGCAGGATCTCGGCGTAGAGATTGTGACTCTCCCTATTGACCCGAAAGATGACCTGGATCAGAGGCGGGGACTCGTGGACGTAAATGATCTGCGTTTCCACGCCGTCTGCCGGCGCGGTGTGACGCGAGCGGACCGAGCCTGCGAGCCGAATGCCTCGCTTGCGAAGACGGTCCCTCAAGAGTGTTGCCGTGTACAGGGCGGGATCCTCCATCGTGATCCGGCGAGTCCAGCCCGGACTGCTGACGGGGATCTGGCCGCTGATGACCGCCTTGTGGTTTCCCAGGGACCGGAAGAGGTATCCGGTGGCTTGCGGACCATCCGCGACGGTGGTGCCCATGTTGACCAATTGGAAAAGGGAGTTGGAGGGGTAGCTGGCAAGACGGATGGGCTGTCCGGTCCGTCTGCCGGGACGGGCCACCAGGTTCAGGAGGTTGTCGTAGAAGGAGAGGGCGGAGACTCGAGGGGCGTAGTGGTACTCCAGGTCCTTCTTGTTCCATCCTCGTCCGTGGGGCGCATAGGAGAAGAAGGAGTCGTCGCCGATCACGTCCCCTTGGATCAGGCGGATGCCTGCCCGTTCCACCTCCCGGGCCATGGTGTCCAGGTGCTGGAATATGGACCCGGAGCCCAGCTTGTTGGCCAAGCCGGGATCTCCTCCCCCGATCAGGACCAGGTCTCCGGTCAGAACCCCGTTCTCCTGGAGTTGCCCCTCGTAGCCGAGGCGGGTTTCGAATCGGAAGTTGGGTCCCAGACGGTCCAGGACCGCAGCCGTCGTGAACACCTTCATGTTGCTGGCCGGAATGAAGTATTTCAGGGGATTCCGGGAATAGAGAACGGCTCCTCCGTCGACGTAGCGCACATCGACTCCCCATGAGGCGCGGCGGTACCGCTTGCTGTCCAGCAGAGCGTCGATCTTCCGTGCCAAGTCGGGATCGGGCCGGCGGGTTTCGTCAGCGACCTCCGGCTGAGAAGACGGGGCGGCCGCAGATGGATCGGGATTTGCTTCAACTGCGGCGGGCGGGGTCCCGGGGGATGGCGTCCGTACCGAGCCGGTCTGCAACCAGAAGGCGAGACTGG contains the following coding sequences:
- the dacB gene encoding D-alanyl-D-alanine carboxypeptidase/D-alanyl-D-alanine-endopeptidase — protein: MIRTLLAYCSRFGACLASRYRRRSRLYQAGVLGLVAATSTSLAFWLQTGSVRTPSPGTPPAAVEANPDPSAAAPSSQPEVADETRRPDPDLARKIDALLDSKRYRRASWGVDVRYVDGGAVLYSRNPLKYFIPASNMKVFTTAAVLDRLGPNFRFETRLGYEGQLQENGVLTGDLVLIGGGDPGLANKLGSGSIFQHLDTMAREVERAGIRLIQGDVIGDDSFFSYAPHGRGWNKKDLEYHYAPRVSALSFYDNLLNLVARPGRRTGQPIRLASYPSNSLFQLVNMGTTVADGPQATGYLFRSLGNHKAVISGQIPVSSPGWTRRITMEDPALYTATLLRDRLRKRGIRLAGSVRSRHTAPADGVETQIIYVHESPPLIQVIFRVNRESHNLYAEILLRTLGAVVKGRGSDSGGLEVVYELLREAGVPLRLTDLQDGSGLSEQNLITPRAQSLLLRHVAGKSFFPFFLGSLPVAGRNGTLSGRMGGTSAANRVFAKTGTLSNAITLGGYVQSRSSELLAFSILVNDHRFGHWNARRGIDQICSLLARH